The DNA window GTAGTGGGCCGTCAGGGCCGAGAGGCCCACCGTCAGGAGCCAGGGCCACATCATTGGGGACGGGGTCACCCAACCCGCCAGCGACGGCACCAGCCCCAGGGGCAGCTGGATTGCCGTCATGTAGAAGATGATGGTCAGCGGCGGGTCGATCTGGGCCAGTTTGCGGGTCAGGGTGTGGGAGAGGGCATAGCCGAGTGCACCCCCCAGGACCGCCAGGGCAGCGGGCTGGAAAACCGCCCCCCCGGGCCGCAGAATGATCAGCATGCCGGCGATGCCTAAAGCGATGGCGGTCACCCGCGGCCGGCTCAGGCGCTCGCCCAGCAGGAGGGTCGCCAGGATCGCGGTCCAGACCGGTACGGTGAACTCGATGGCGAAGACTTCGGCCAACGACAGGGTGGCAAGGCCGTAAAACCAGCCGAACTGCCCCCCGAAATGGGCGATGTTGCGGGCCGCATGCAGCCGGAAGCAGCCGGTCTGGAGGCGCCGCCAGCCGGTCGGCCGCAACAGGAGGCCGATCACCACCAGCCCGATCAGGCTGCGGAAAAAAAGAATCTGGAAGGTGTTCAACTCCGCGGACAGCTCGCGGCCGCCGATGGCCATGGCCATGAAGGAGATCAGGGTGCCGGTCATCCAGAGGGTGGCGCGGACGATGGGGTGGCGCGGTCTGCGCCCGTTTTTCTGGAAACGGTTCGGCAATGGCGTTCAGCACCTCATCGGCGGCTGTTGAGAACCGTGATCTGGTCGTTCAGGGTCCAGTAGTCGTAGACGTAGCCGATCAGAAATAGGCCCCCGGTCAACAGGTAGAGCAGGCCGCTGAGCCACTTGCCCATGTACATGCGGTGAACGCCGAAAATGCCCAGAAAGGTGAGCAGAATCCAGGCCAGGGTGTAGTCGATGGGCCCCTCCTGGAAGCGCAGGTCCGCCCGGCGATCCATGCCGGGGATCAGAAACAGGTCCACGATCCAGCCGATGAAGAGCAGCCCCAGGGTGAAGAAGTAGAGCGTGCCCGATATGGGTTTGCCGTAGTAAAACCGGTGGGAACCGGTAAAACCGAAAAGCCAGAGGATATAGCCGATGGTCTTGCGGTGGGTATCTTCGGGCATGGGGGCTCCTTTCATCTATTAGGGTGCCGGCGGGCTGGTGCGCTGCCGCTTCCGGCGGTTGGCGGTTGATGACCGAATAAATTCATTAATAAAAGGTTGCGCCACCGGTGTCAAACCCCCAGCGCGCCGGGCGGTCGGCACGCGAAGGGGGCGGCGCCAGCAGTGGCAGGTGCCTGGGATGACCGCCCGCGCTTGGCCCTTCAAACGCAGTTCTTGATTCGCTCTGAGTTTCAGCCTACCATAAGGCATGCGCCGGCGCGCGGCCCGGGCGGGCCGTCGGGCAGGCTGCGGCCTTTGGCAACATCCCGATCACCGAGGAGGAGACCCGTTATGCCGGGAGAAAAAACGTTGCGATGGATCTGCGTTCTGGCGCTCGGAAGCCTGCTGAGCGCCTGTGCCGCCGCCGGCCCGGCCACCCGGCCAATGGTGGACAACCCCAAAGAGCTGGTGGCGGCCTTCGAAGGTGAGGTTGCCGGCGCCCGCAACCGTCAGGTCAACATTTTGGCACCTGGCTGGTTTGAAAAAGCCGACCGAGCGCTGGCGGATGCACGCCGGGGTTTCGAAGCGCAGGCGGCGGTTTCCAAGATCGCCGATTCCGTCGCCCGCGGTCGGGAGTATCTCAGCAAGGCCGAGGAGATGGCCGCCGTGTCCCGGACGGCGCTGGCCGATCTGTTGCCCAGCCGCGAAGCTGCCCGCAAGGCCGGTGCCGCCCGGCTGGCGGCCTACGAGGACACCGAAGCGGATTTCCTGCGCTTGACGCGCGCCATCGAGCAGAACAACCTCGGGTATGCCATCAAAAACAAAGAGCGGGTCAAGGCGGCCTACCACGACCTGGAAATTGCGGCCATCAAGGGGGATGCCCTGGGGGAAGCGCGCGAGCTTCTATCTCAGCTGGACGCCATTGCGGGGCGCAAACACGCCCCGCAAACCACCGCCCTGGCCTTCGAGAAATACGATCAGGCCGATCGCTTCATCTCACAGAACCCCTATGCCAGCGAAAAGATGAACCTGATGGCCCGGGACGCCCTTTTTCATGCCAACCGGGCGCTCCAGATCACCCGCCAGGCCCTGGCGGTCAAGGAGATGAACCCCGAAGAGGTGGCCCTCTGGGTCGAGGAGCTGCTGCAGCGCACCACCCGCCAGCTGTCGGCGCCCGACATGCGTGCCCAGAGCTTCCAGGTCCAACAGGAGAACATCATCAGCTCCATCCAGGCGCTTGAAGAGAACCGCGACTATCTCAGCGCCAAAACCGAGTCCCTTAAAAACGAGGTGGATGAGCTCAGTGCCCGGGTGATCAATCTCGAGGGTCGCAGCCGGGAGGAGCAGGAGGCCATGGCGCGGCTGGAGGCCGAGAAACGCTTAGATCAGAAATTCAACGAGATCCAGACCTTTTTCCGCAAGGATGAGGCCGAAGTTTACCGCCAGGGCGACTACCTCATGATTCGGCTGCGGGGAATCAAGTTTCCGGTCGGCCGGGCGGTGATCATGCCGGTAAACTATGAACTGCTGCGCAAGGTGCAGCAGGCCATCCGCAATTTCGACGACCCCGACGTGGTGGTTGCCGGCCACACCGACAGCACCGGCTCCACGGCCGTCAATGAGCAGCTTTCCCTGGAACGGGCCGAGGCGGTCCGGGAATACCTGATCGCCAACAATATCGTGCCGCCCAACAGGGTGGCGGCCGTCGGCTACGGGTCCGAGCGCCCCTTGCTGTCCAACGAAACGGCCGCGGGGCGTGCGGCCAACCGCCGGATCGACGTCGCCATCGCCCCTCGGGCGAAGGAAGCCCAGCCTTGAAAATCCCGCCCGGAGCTCAAATCAGATAATCGCCCGCGGCGTGGGTTGTGCAACCGTTCAGAGACAGTGCAAGGCCCCGAGGGATACGTCCTGCAGACAAACCGGAAGCCGGCGCCGCCGGTAAATCCAGGTCCGTGTCATTGATGATGAACCTGGTTGGATTTTCCCCGCCATTTTCGGAAACCCTGAGCGTTTGAGATCATCTGCGCCAGGCCATCAATCGCGAAAAAAGAGATTTGGCAAAAGGTGTCAATCGCGTTCGGTTATACAAGTCCCCAATTTGCCGGATGACCTCTGCCTGGGTCGGGTAGGGGTGAATGGTCTCGGCGATCTGCTTGAGACCCAGTTTGTGGGTCATCGCCAGGGTGATTTCCGAAATCATGTCGCCGGCGTTGGCCGCTACGATGGTGGCGCCGATGATTTTATCCGTTCCCTTGCGCACATGCACGCGCGCAAACCCGCCGGCGTGGCCTTCGAGAATCGCACGGTCGACTTCGCTCAACTGCCGGGTGAAG is part of the Desulfobacteraceae bacterium genome and encodes:
- a CDS encoding FAD-containing oxidoreductase, with amino-acid sequence VENLGLDAAGVDFNKKGVQVNDRLQTTQPHIFAAGDICSPYQFTHAADFMARIVIRNALFFGRAGTSTLTIPWCTYTEPEIAHVGLYEKQAQEQGIPVDTFTRQLSEVDRAILEGHAGGFARVHVRKGTDKIIGATIVAANAGDMISEITLAMTHKLGLKQIAETIHPYPTQAEVIRQIGDLYNRTRLTPFAKSLFSRLMAWRR
- a CDS encoding OmpA family protein, which codes for MPGEKTLRWICVLALGSLLSACAAAGPATRPMVDNPKELVAAFEGEVAGARNRQVNILAPGWFEKADRALADARRGFEAQAAVSKIADSVARGREYLSKAEEMAAVSRTALADLLPSREAARKAGAARLAAYEDTEADFLRLTRAIEQNNLGYAIKNKERVKAAYHDLEIAAIKGDALGEARELLSQLDAIAGRKHAPQTTALAFEKYDQADRFISQNPYASEKMNLMARDALFHANRALQITRQALAVKEMNPEEVALWVEELLQRTTRQLSAPDMRAQSFQVQQENIISSIQALEENRDYLSAKTESLKNEVDELSARVINLEGRSREEQEAMARLEAEKRLDQKFNEIQTFFRKDEAEVYRQGDYLMIRLRGIKFPVGRAVIMPVNYELLRKVQQAIRNFDDPDVVVAGHTDSTGSTAVNEQLSLERAEAVREYLIANNIVPPNRVAAVGYGSERPLLSNETAAGRAANRRIDVAIAPRAKEAQP
- a CDS encoding DMT family transporter, which encodes MPNRFQKNGRRPRHPIVRATLWMTGTLISFMAMAIGGRELSAELNTFQILFFRSLIGLVVIGLLLRPTGWRRLQTGCFRLHAARNIAHFGGQFGWFYGLATLSLAEVFAIEFTVPVWTAILATLLLGERLSRPRVTAIALGIAGMLIILRPGGAVFQPAALAVLGGALGYALSHTLTRKLAQIDPPLTIIFYMTAIQLPLGLVPSLAGWVTPSPMMWPWLLTVGLSALTAHYCMARALKLADATVVVPMDFMRLPLIALVGLTVYGEQPDVLVLVGAVVMLAGNLINIRAEQVKAV
- a CDS encoding TM2 domain-containing protein → MPEDTHRKTIGYILWLFGFTGSHRFYYGKPISGTLYFFTLGLLFIGWIVDLFLIPGMDRRADLRFQEGPIDYTLAWILLTFLGIFGVHRMYMGKWLSGLLYLLTGGLFLIGYVYDYWTLNDQITVLNSRR